The following coding sequences lie in one Danio rerio strain Tuebingen ecotype United States chromosome 25, GRCz12tu, whole genome shotgun sequence genomic window:
- the cyp2x9 gene encoding cytochrome P450 2X9 (The RefSeq protein has 1 substitution compared to this genomic sequence), whose product MLGFLILVWICIVLLFLFIQIPRPKNFPPGPRPLPLFGNLLELNINNPLKDFERLANRYGNIYSLYFGSKPWVVLNGFEALKEALVTKAVDFAGRPQDLMVNRVTKGGGVILSDYGPSWKEHRRFALMTLRNFGLGKQSMEERILGEVSHIIDKLEKRVGTAFDPQTMFHNAASNIICIVLFGSRYDYDDEFLKLFIHLYTENAKIANGPWAMIYDTFPMFRYLPLPFRKAFANASKARELSTQLVKEHKKTWVPGEPRDFIDCYLDELDKRGNDGSSFSEAQLILYVLDLHFAGTDTTSNTLLTGFLYLMTHPEVQAKCQQEIDDVLEDKDQASYEDRHSMPYTQAVTHEVQRVANTVPLSVFHCTTKDTELMGYNIPKGTFVIPNLGSALKEEGQWKFPHEFNPANFLNEQGEFEKPEAFVPFSAGPRVCLGEGLARMELFLVMVTLLRRFQFVWPNDAGKPDYTPVYGVTLTPQPYRMHIKRRETVRI is encoded by the exons ATGCTGGGCTTTTTGATACTGGTGTGGATATGCAtcgtcctcctcttcctcttcatcCAGATCCCGAGGCCTAAGAACTTTCCTCCAGGACCTCGTCCTCTGCCATTATTTGGGAATTTGCTGGAGCTCAATATCAACAATCCTTTGAAAGACTTTGAGAGG CTCGCCAATCGCTATGGAAATATTTACAGTCTGTACTTCGGATCAAAACCATGGGTGGTTCTGAATGGTTTTGAGGCTTTGAAGGAAGCTCTGGTTACTAAGGCTGTGGACTTTGCAGGACGCCCGCAGGACCTCATGGTCAACCGTGTTACAAAAGGAGGCG GTGTCATTCTGTCTGACTATGGACCTAGTTGGAAAGAACATAGACGCTTTGCTCTGATGACCCTAAGAAACTTTGGCCTTGGAAAGCAATCCATGGAGGAGAGAATTCTGGGAGAGGTTTCACACATTATTGATAAATTGGAAAAGAGAGTTG GAACCGCTTTTGATCCTCAAACTATGTTCCACAATGCTGCATCAAATATTATCTGCATTGTTCTGTTTGGATCCCGGTATGATTACGACGATGAATTTCTCAAGCTTTTCATTCACCTCTACACAGAGAATGCAAAGATTGCTAATGGACCATGGGCCATG ATATATGATACATTTCCCATGTTTAGATATCTGCCCCTGCCCTTTAGGAAGGCTTTTGCAAATGCCAGCAAAGCCAGAGAATTGTCTACACAACTGGTCAAGGAGCACAAAAAAACATGGGTTCCAGGAGAGCCCAGAGACTTCATTGACTGCTATTTGGATGAGCTGGATAAG AGAGGAAATGATGGCTCCTCCTTTTCTGAAGCTCAACTTATCCTGTACGTTCTGGATTTGCACTTTGCAGGGACTGACACAACATCCAACACCCTCCTCACAGGTTTTCTCTACCTCATGACCCACCCAGAGGTTCAAG CAAAATGCCAGCAAGAGATTGATGATGTTCTGGAGGATAAAGATCAGGCATCATATGAAGACAGACACAGTATGCCGTACACACAAGCTGTGATTCATGAGGTTCAGCGCGTTGCAAACACTGTTCCACTAAGTGTGTTTCACTGCACTACAAAAGACACAGAGCTAATGGGTTACAACATTCCAAAG GGAACTTTTGTGATTCCTAACCTCGGTTCTGCACTAAAAGAAGAAGGTCAGTGGAAGTTTCCTCATGAGTTCAACCCTGCAAACTTCCTGAATGAGCAGGGCGAGTTTGAGAAGCCTGAAGCCTTTGTGCCTTTTTCAGCAG GTCCACGTGTGTGTCTTGGTGAGGGTCTTGCACGTATGGAGCTTTTCCTTGTCATGGTCACTCTGTTGCGCCGTTTCCAGTTTGTGTGGCCGAATGATGCTGGGAAACCAGATTATACCCCTGTTTATGGGGTCACCCTCACACCCCAGCCCTACAGAATGCACATCAAGCGCAGAGAGACTGTCAGAATATGA